The Carnobacterium mobile DSM 4848 genome includes a window with the following:
- a CDS encoding dihydrolipoamide dehydrogenase, translating to MKLHTSYPTQWIGLKPVRFRKYRTWINNQKPGICGTYVSAVLLHDTYLHRYGVDVSKEKLLKGLKSVIDDTFPYRGTFPWDLWHGLNTVLKGNPDYQAKMLFVPDKKLVELLNQPDPMPVAVGTTRLLGSRYKNHWVLVYAYGYNKKGKLFFKAYDNHGRSTAILPASQTFGCVWLSAKKQAVK from the coding sequence TTGAAGCTACATACTAGTTATCCAACACAATGGATTGGTTTAAAACCAGTACGATTTCGTAAATACCGCACATGGATCAACAACCAAAAGCCAGGTATTTGTGGTACATATGTCAGTGCTGTTTTATTGCACGACACTTATTTGCATCGATACGGGGTCGATGTTTCTAAAGAAAAATTATTAAAAGGATTAAAATCAGTGATTGATGATACTTTTCCTTATCGAGGCACTTTTCCATGGGATTTGTGGCATGGATTGAATACAGTCTTAAAAGGCAATCCAGATTATCAAGCGAAGATGCTGTTTGTTCCTGACAAAAAGTTAGTTGAATTATTAAACCAACCAGATCCAATGCCGGTAGCTGTTGGAACTACTCGTTTATTAGGAAGCCGGTATAAAAACCATTGGGTACTGGTCTATGCTTACGGGTACAATAAAAAAGGAAAATTATTTTTTAAAGCTTACGATAACCACGGTCGAAGTACGGCTATTTTACCAGCCTCGCAAACGTTTGGCTGTGTCTGGCTGAGCGCAAAAAAACAAGCAGTGAAGTAA
- a CDS encoding deoxynucleoside kinase — translation MKGEQKAVIVLAGMIGAGKSTYTKLISDALGSEAFYESVDDNRILEKFYEDPKRWAFSLQIYFLNSRFRSIKAAFLHENNVLDRSIYEDALFTKINYEEGNMSDAEMDTYLDLLDNMMEELDGMPKKSPDLLIYLRGSLSTVLNRIEKRGRVFEQIEGNQGLLDYYTHLHSQYDSWFASYDKSPTLIIDIDKHDLENPADAEKIIAIVNDRLNEVRSEAVSIR, via the coding sequence GTGAAAGGGGAACAAAAAGCTGTGATTGTTTTAGCTGGTATGATAGGTGCTGGTAAAAGTACTTATACAAAATTAATATCTGATGCGTTAGGAAGCGAAGCTTTTTATGAAAGTGTAGACGATAACCGTATTTTAGAAAAATTTTATGAGGATCCGAAAAGATGGGCTTTTTCTCTACAAATTTATTTCTTGAATAGTCGTTTTCGCAGTATTAAAGCTGCCTTTTTACATGAAAACAACGTTTTAGACCGTTCTATTTACGAAGATGCTTTATTCACAAAAATTAATTATGAAGAAGGCAATATGAGTGATGCCGAAATGGATACTTATTTAGACCTGTTAGATAACATGATGGAAGAACTGGACGGTATGCCAAAAAAATCGCCTGATTTGTTGATCTATCTTCGCGGCTCGTTGAGTACAGTTCTTAATCGAATCGAAAAACGCGGACGCGTCTTCGAACAAATCGAAGGCAATCAAGGATTGTTAGACTATTACACTCATCTCCATAGCCAATATGACAGCTGGTTCGCCTCTTATGATAAGAGCCCAACTCTCATTATTGATATCGATAAGCACGATTTAGAAAATCCGGCTGATGCCGAAAAAATTATTGCTATAGTAAACGATCGCTTAAATGAAGTACGTTCTGAAGCAGTCAGTATCAGATAA